From Bradyrhizobium erythrophlei:
CCGGAGGATTGCGGCGCATTGCCGCCATTGGCGACTTTCTCCGCCAGCAGCTCCGACATCGTCGAGGGCTGCGGCGCTACCGTCATGTCGGCGCCGATCCGCGTGTCCCAGAATGGCGAGAGCGGCTGCTTCACCGAGACGCCGGCCGAGCCGTTGGCATTGTTCTTCGACGACCACGACATGTCGCTGCCCGCGGCCTGGGGCGAACGCGATTTCGAGACCGGGCGGGTGGCCAGCGTGGAGGCGTCGACGTTGAGCTGGCTCCAGTCCAGTTCGAGGCCGTTGATGTCGGCGTCGTCGGCATCGGGCATGGCGGCGGGTTCCGCCGCGGGTGCTTCCTGATCTTCCGCTGCCGGCACGGTCTGCGCGCGGGCCTGCAGCACCGGCGCCATGCCGATTCCAGCCGCGAGAATCAGCAATCCCGCCCAGCCGCACCGTGTTCTGGAAATCATAGCCCTGCCCGCATTCCAAGTGAGGCGACCATGCGGGGACATCGGCGCAAAATTGTGGCGGGGCTGATCACGCGCGAATCCATTCACCTCGTCATTCCGGGGTGCGCGTTAGAACCTCAGATGCGCAATTGCGCATCGGGGAATCTCGAGATTCCGGGTTCGATGCTTCGCATCGCCCCGGAATGACGGCTTAGCTAGGCGAACGACGAGATCCTCGGCAAATGAATCGGACGCCCGAGCGCCTGCTCCACCAGATCGAAGGTATCGACGAGAATGCGGATGTTGGAGAGCTTGCCGGCCTTGAACTGCGCGAAATGGGCGATCCGCAAGCTGATCGGCTTGTCGGAATCCAGTGCCGTCAGTGAATAGCGCAGCATCGATGACGCCGAATCCACGCCCAGCATGATGGTCTCGCGATCGAAGCGGCGAACCCGGACGTTGTCCGCGATCTGCCGGATCACTTCCAGCACCGCCGCCTTGCCGCGGCGCGCGCCGAGGAACGGAAACATGTCGATCGGGCCGTAGATCGCCCAATCGACATCGTCATCGATCAGGTCTTCGATTTCGTCGTGCCGGCGCTCGTTGATCGCGCGATGCAACGCGCGTGAGAAACGCCAGAGGCTGTGCTCTGTCATTTTTTTCCGCTTTCTGAACTGGATTTTCGAATCAGCAAATGGCCCCGACGGGGTCGTCAATGACGCCGGGCCTGGATGCTGCACTTCACGATTGATCCCTTAAATAGAATCATCCGGCCGAAACACAACGCTTAATATTGCATTGCACAAATGCGGGCCGCTTCCACACATTTACGTGTCGTGGCGGCGCAGCGGTTCCCGTTCGATGGCGATTTCGGCGTCGCGCAGCGCGATCACGCCGAACAGCGCCGCGCCGCCGAGCCCGCCGATCGCCGCACCCAGCGGCATGAAGGTGAAGAACACCAGCATGCCGCTATAGCCTTCAAAACTGCTGGTTTTGAAGATTTCGACCCATGCCAGCCCCGCGCCGATGCCGAGCGCGGCGCCGCCGAGCGCGCCCAGCACCAGACCCAACAGCGCGAGCAACGCAATCTTCATGAGGGTGTCTTTGCCAGTCGGTGTTCGCTTTAGCCCATGATGGGTCGCGGCAAGGACAGCAAGGTTCAACCCGGCGCGGAAAATGGAACTGGGCTGTCATTCCGGGATGGTCCGCAGGACCAGACCCGGAATCCTGGGATTCCCCGATGCGCAATTGCGCATCTGAGGTTTGCGTCGGAGCCAGTCATCGGGCCGCGCTTTGCGCGGACTCGTTGGACGCGCTCCGGAATGACGAAGCAAGCTTAGCCTTCGCGCGGCCCGCGTTGCGCCAGCACCGCGGCGATATCGGTTTCGAGCACCTGCTGCACCAGATCGAAGGAATCGATGATCTCGCGGATCTGCGCGATCCGGCCTTCGCGCAGGGTGTAGAACACCGCCACGTCGAACTGCACCACGCGCTCGTTGCTGCGTTTGGTGAAGAACGCGCGCAGATAGGCCGCGACCTTGTCGCCCTCGGCGACCAGGATCGGCGCCTCGTAGCGAATGCTGGAATAGCGGTCCTGGACGGTCTTCCACATCTCCCGCAGCTCGGCCTTGCCGCGGCGCGGCCCCATATGGGGCAGGATATCGATCGGCGCGTGGGTGAGGAAATCGACGTCGTCGGCGCAGTGCCCCAGCGCGGCCTCGATATCGCCGGCCGAGAAATCATCGAGAAGCGAGAGCACGCGCTGGCGGTTGAGTGGCTCGGTCATTTGTTGTTCTCCGCCGGTGTTTGGCCCGGCTCGCATTTCCGGTTGCATTGTGAGGTTTATTCCACCGCGATCAACCGGCAAAAGGCCCCCGTTGCATTTGACGTTAACAGTTCAAAAATGGTTCACAGCCTATGGCTGTATTTCCGGACATTGCTGTGCGGTGCCTTGCCGCAGTCGTGGCGCAGTCCGGCGGCGCCGGCGGTTTTGGTTCGGGTGAGGGAAGGCAGAGCGGCTGCAGGATCCCACACGCCAAATGGCTGCCGCCTCGCATAAGACTTCACTTTTCAAATAGCCCGGCCGTCAGCGGCCCTGAACACCGTCATTGCGAGCGCAGCGAAGCAATCCATTCTTTCTTTGCGCGGTGAGATGGATTGCTTCGCTGCGCTCGCAATGACGGCGAGACATACTTTCGCGATCTCGCCGCAGCTTTTGCGCGAGTTTTGGGCCTTACGTTCCGCCCTCTGCCGTCAGAGGGCGCAGGGAATGCCGGGCGCCCGATGCGCCCGATAGCCGCGTGTGCAATGGTAGTGGTAGAACGCACACGCGTTAGTCAGGTCACACCGGCAAAACACCCGGCACTCCCCGCGCAATGGTTTACGGCTTACTTGCTCTTCCCGGCGATCGGGCTTTTTTGTCACCGTCATCCCTGAGAAGCTTGCTTCTCAAGAACTTGACGCCAGCGTCGAGGCGTCAGAACCACACGACTTCGCCGTCCGCCTCACGCGCCATTCGTCAAAGGCGCATCCGCGTCCACCGCATCCTGTCCCGCGTCCGTGACGATCTCGAGCCGCCCCTCTGTGGGACAGGACAGCCGCGGTTCTTAAAGTGATTCGCGATTTCGGAAAACCAGAATATTTTTGCGAAAGGGGCTGGACAGGGTGCGAGTGATTTGCCCGTCGGGTGGGGTGGATGGAGTGGACGGGAGAGATTTTCTCGCCGTCATTCCGGGGCGCGAAGCGCGAACCCGGAATCTCGAGATTCCGGGTCTGGTCCTGCGGTCCATCCCGGAATGACGGATTACACTTCAACGGAAGCCAGAAATTCCTCGGCCTTCTCACGCGTCGGAAAGCGGCCAAGCTCGCGATAGTCGGGATCGTCCTCGGCCGTATCGGGCGAACGAATGGCGACGAATTCGCCGCCCTCCTGCTCGATAAGCTCTGTTAGATCTTCGCTGTCGAAGGGTGACATGTGCCGCGCCCCGCAATGCGGGCAGTCGTCGTCGCACGTGCACGACCATTCATCGGTCCATCTGCGTCTGCAGCGGTCGCATTTGTAGAAGTTGAGAAACCAGGCCATGCAAATCTCCCGGAGTATGACCCGAGTGCAATAAGAAAATAAGAGATTAGATGCCGTCATTGCGAGCGCAGCGAGGCAATCCAGCTTTGCCAAGTAAGAAGGAAAGGATTGCTTCGTCGCTGCGCTCCTCGCAATGACGGAAGCGCGAGCGGATTCTACGAACGCAGGCGATAATTACCACGCGACACGAAATCGATAAATCCCCGGTCCCGTAAATATTGAAGCTGCTGGCGTATCTTGGGTTTGACGTTCTGGTTGCCGGGATAGAGATCGCCGAGATGCCGCTCGAAGGCATAGACTTCGTCAAGCGTGAACTCGCGCTTGCCGAGCGACTCCACGCATTTCATGACATCCAGCAGCCAGCCGCGCGTCTCCGGCGATTCATTCCTGAGGAAGAGCGTCTTTTGCCATTCGGCAAGCACCAACTCCTTCGCGCGAATGATCCCACCTTGGACGATGTGAATTTTGCCCGACTCGGGAACGCGATCGAGCAGGATTTTCGAACCAATCCATCCGGCTCGGCGTGCGGTCGCTGCCAGTGGCTTGCGTTCCTCGATGATCTCGCGGACAAAGAAATGCTTCGGCACGATGAACAGGTTCACGACCGCAAGCGATTTGAGATCGTAGTTCATCAGCAGAAGGTTGGGATTGTTGCTTACGGCGAGACGTTCGCATTTGGTCTTGAACTCGCCATCCAGGACCTTCGCGCCGAATTTCCCTTTCTGACTCTTGAGTTCGAATTCCTCGGCGCAAAACGTACAAAAGAAATCCGCCAGCGGGCTGTTATTCGGAAAGGCAGATATCTTTGCATTGCCGCAATGCGGGCAGTATGCCCACGCGCTCACCCAGGCTTCCGTCCATGCGCGGGCACTTTGCGAGCCGCTGGAATAGGACGATTGCGATTCCTCGAAGCCGAGTTTCATTGCTGCAGCCTAACCAAACCCCATCGAATTGCTAGCGCTGCGTGACGGCTACCTCTTCTTCCACCCACCCCGATGCCCCGGCGCACCGCCGGTGGAGCGCGGGGCGGGTCCGAATTCGGGGCCGGACTGGCGGGAGTCGGTGGGCTGGAAGATCTTGCTGCCGGGGCCGCTGTCGTCGAGCGAGGGTTTTCGCGGTGTCGCCCGGTTGGGGCGGAAGGGCAGGGATTCCGGGCCGTGCATTTCGTCGAGATGGGGTTTGTGGACTTTCGAGGCTGCGCTGCTGGCACTGCCCGTGGATCG
This genomic window contains:
- a CDS encoding nuclear transport factor 2 family protein — translated: MTEHSLWRFSRALHRAINERRHDEIEDLIDDDVDWAIYGPIDMFPFLGARRGKAAVLEVIRQIADNVRVRRFDRETIMLGVDSASSMLRYSLTALDSDKPISLRIAHFAQFKAGKLSNIRILVDTFDLVEQALGRPIHLPRISSFA
- a CDS encoding DpnI domain-containing protein, which translates into the protein MKLGFEESQSSYSSGSQSARAWTEAWVSAWAYCPHCGNAKISAFPNNSPLADFFCTFCAEEFELKSQKGKFGAKVLDGEFKTKCERLAVSNNPNLLLMNYDLKSLAVVNLFIVPKHFFVREIIEERKPLAATARRAGWIGSKILLDRVPESGKIHIVQGGIIRAKELVLAEWQKTLFLRNESPETRGWLLDVMKCVESLGKREFTLDEVYAFERHLGDLYPGNQNVKPKIRQQLQYLRDRGFIDFVSRGNYRLRS
- a CDS encoding nuclear transport factor 2 family protein, translating into MTEPLNRQRVLSLLDDFSAGDIEAALGHCADDVDFLTHAPIDILPHMGPRRGKAELREMWKTVQDRYSSIRYEAPILVAEGDKVAAYLRAFFTKRSNERVVQFDVAVFYTLREGRIAQIREIIDSFDLVQQVLETDIAAVLAQRGPREG